One Streptomyces drozdowiczii DNA segment encodes these proteins:
- a CDS encoding S8 family serine peptidase has translation MHLSRSPRRRTAAWAAAALTVTGLLIGPPSAAAADGPTAQVDSALLKAVDKGGETSFFVVLKDKADLTTAQRKHGHAARAKSAFDELKAKAHKSQQSLNTFLDKEKVGHQDFWIANAVKVTGDQDLVERLAKRSDVERIVKEQHYKLDDSGSKPTAAETKAALKAATEAATAEEATPEWGVKDIKADRVWDDYRDRGEGIVIANVDSGVQYDHPDLVGNYRGNNGDGSFTHDYNWYDASGQCPTSAPCDNNGHGTHTMGTMVGKGGVGVAPNATWIAAKGCQSDLCDDSTLLLAGQWILAPTDHNGQNPRPDLAPNIVNNSWGSDDTTTTFYQDVVKAWNSAGIFEAFAAGNDGDGVTCSTTHPPGSQVTSYGVGAYDSKGKIANFSGFGPSLVDGSQKPNISAPGVDVRSTWPGSSYNTISGTSMATPHVAGAVALLWSAAPSLIGDIDGTRALLDEGAIDVDDTHCGGTAGANNVWGEGKLDILASVDKAPHTAATVTGTVTDAATGKALTGLNIKATDAAGTSRIVNTVAGGAYRLTLAEGTYSFALSGYGYAPKTVTGIQVTKGQALTQDFTLDAVDSHKVSGTVYDVQGRPLAKATVAVDGSPVAPVKTDTSGAFTLPEVSNGSYTLSVTPSAPVLCNGAYHGALTVDGDETAKIKLPALSDAHGNTCTPATYSWIKGTTEVALTGDEDAKTIALPFPVKHYGVAYTSASVTTNGLVDFLEPRIGDYANTALPSAARPNGTVAALWDDLVLDKKSTVQTAVTGSKGKRSFAIVWNKAAYADGTAGRATFEAVFDEATGSVTVQFKTVPDRGTSATVGIENQTGDDALQYSFDQSVITAGSAVHFTQEDK, from the coding sequence ATGCACCTGTCCCGATCGCCCCGGCGGAGAACCGCTGCTTGGGCGGCAGCAGCGCTCACCGTCACGGGCCTGCTGATCGGCCCCCCGTCCGCGGCCGCCGCCGACGGCCCGACCGCCCAGGTCGACTCCGCCCTGCTCAAGGCCGTGGACAAGGGCGGCGAGACGTCGTTCTTCGTCGTCCTCAAGGACAAGGCCGACCTCACGACCGCCCAGCGCAAGCACGGCCACGCCGCGCGGGCGAAGTCGGCGTTCGACGAGCTGAAGGCGAAGGCCCACAAGAGCCAGCAGTCCCTCAACACCTTCCTCGACAAGGAGAAGGTGGGCCACCAGGACTTCTGGATCGCCAACGCGGTCAAGGTCACGGGGGACCAGGACCTCGTGGAGCGGCTCGCGAAGCGCTCGGACGTCGAGCGCATCGTCAAGGAGCAGCACTACAAGCTGGACGACAGCGGGTCGAAGCCCACCGCGGCCGAGACGAAGGCCGCGCTGAAGGCCGCCACCGAGGCCGCGACGGCCGAGGAAGCCACCCCCGAGTGGGGCGTCAAGGACATCAAGGCCGACCGGGTCTGGGACGACTACCGGGACCGCGGCGAGGGCATCGTCATCGCCAACGTCGACTCCGGCGTCCAGTACGACCACCCGGACCTGGTCGGCAACTACCGGGGCAACAACGGGGACGGCTCCTTCACGCACGACTACAACTGGTACGACGCCAGCGGTCAGTGCCCCACGAGCGCCCCCTGCGACAACAACGGCCACGGCACCCACACCATGGGCACCATGGTCGGCAAGGGCGGCGTCGGCGTCGCCCCGAACGCGACGTGGATCGCGGCCAAGGGCTGCCAGTCGGACCTGTGCGACGACTCCACCCTGCTGCTGGCCGGCCAGTGGATTCTCGCGCCGACCGACCACAACGGGCAGAACCCGCGCCCGGACCTCGCGCCGAACATCGTCAACAACTCGTGGGGCTCCGACGACACCACGACGACCTTCTACCAGGACGTCGTCAAGGCATGGAACTCCGCCGGCATCTTCGAGGCGTTCGCCGCCGGCAACGACGGTGACGGTGTCACCTGCTCCACGACCCACCCGCCGGGCTCGCAGGTCACGTCCTACGGCGTAGGGGCCTACGACTCCAAGGGCAAGATCGCGAACTTCTCCGGATTCGGCCCCTCGCTCGTCGACGGTTCGCAGAAGCCGAACATCTCGGCGCCCGGCGTCGACGTCCGCTCCACCTGGCCGGGCAGCTCGTACAACACCATCTCCGGTACGTCGATGGCGACCCCGCACGTCGCCGGCGCCGTGGCCCTGCTCTGGTCCGCCGCCCCCTCGCTGATCGGTGACATCGACGGCACCCGCGCGCTGCTCGACGAGGGCGCGATCGACGTGGACGACACGCACTGCGGCGGCACCGCCGGAGCCAACAACGTCTGGGGCGAGGGCAAGCTCGACATCCTCGCCTCCGTCGACAAGGCCCCGCACACCGCGGCCACCGTCACCGGCACGGTCACCGACGCCGCCACCGGCAAGGCGCTGACCGGCCTGAACATCAAGGCCACCGACGCCGCCGGCACCTCCCGCATCGTCAACACCGTCGCGGGCGGCGCCTACCGCCTCACGCTGGCCGAGGGCACGTACTCCTTCGCCCTGAGCGGCTACGGCTACGCGCCGAAGACCGTCACCGGCATCCAGGTCACCAAGGGCCAGGCCCTGACCCAGGACTTCACGCTCGACGCGGTCGACTCGCACAAGGTCTCCGGCACCGTCTACGACGTCCAGGGCCGGCCGCTCGCCAAGGCCACGGTCGCCGTCGACGGCTCCCCGGTCGCGCCCGTGAAGACCGACACCAGCGGCGCCTTCACGCTGCCCGAGGTCTCCAACGGCAGCTACACCCTGAGCGTCACGCCGAGCGCCCCGGTCCTCTGCAACGGCGCCTACCACGGCGCGCTCACCGTGGACGGCGACGAGACCGCCAAGATCAAGCTGCCGGCGCTGTCCGACGCCCACGGCAACACCTGCACCCCGGCCACGTACTCCTGGATCAAGGGCACCACCGAGGTGGCGCTCACCGGTGACGAGGACGCCAAGACGATCGCGCTGCCCTTCCCGGTCAAGCACTACGGCGTCGCGTACACCAGCGCGTCCGTGACCACGAACGGCCTGGTCGACTTCCTGGAGCCGCGGATCGGCGACTACGCCAACACCGCGCTCCCCTCGGCGGCCCGCCCCAACGGCACCGTCGCCGCCCTCTGGGACGACCTGGTCCTGGACAAGAAGTCCACCGTGCAGACGGCGGTCACCGGCTCGAAGGGCAAGCGCTCCTTCGCCATCGTGTGGAACAAGGCCGCCTACGCCGACGGCACCGCCGGCCGCGCCACCTTCGAGGCGGTCTTCGACGAGGCCACCGGCTCGGTGACCGTCCAGTTCAAGACCGTCCCCGACCGCGGCACGAGCGCGACCGTCGGCATCGAGAACCAGACCGGCGACGACGCCCTCCAGTACTCCTTCGACCAGTCGGTCATCACCGCCGGCTCGGCCGTTCACTTCACGCAGGAAGACAAGTGA